The Chitinophagales bacterium genome includes a window with the following:
- a CDS encoding MBL fold metallo-hydrolase, with the protein MSKIAKFTFNPFQENTYVLYDESNECIIIDPGCSNARENAELSDFIDQNNLKPVKLINTHCHVDHVLGNLFVAEKYGLELGIHKDELQVLQAVPEYGKMLGLNITAQKEADYFIAPGEKIVFGKGTELDVLYTPGHTPGEISFYNKKDGYVIAGDVLFFQSIGRTDLPGGDYNTLIESIKRELLPLPDTTVVYCGHGPDTTIGQERMSNPFLN; encoded by the coding sequence ATGAGTAAGATAGCAAAATTCACCTTCAATCCTTTTCAGGAAAACACTTATGTGCTGTATGATGAGAGCAATGAGTGCATCATTATTGACCCGGGGTGTTCCAATGCGCGGGAAAATGCAGAGCTCAGTGATTTTATTGATCAAAATAATTTAAAACCAGTAAAGCTGATCAATACCCACTGCCATGTAGATCATGTTTTGGGCAATTTGTTTGTAGCTGAAAAATATGGCCTCGAATTGGGCATTCACAAAGATGAATTGCAAGTGTTGCAGGCTGTGCCGGAATATGGCAAAATGTTGGGTTTGAATATTACTGCACAAAAGGAAGCCGATTATTTTATTGCGCCCGGAGAAAAAATTGTGTTCGGAAAAGGTACTGAGTTGGATGTGCTATACACGCCCGGACATACACCCGGAGAAATATCTTTTTACAACAAAAAAGACGGCTATGTAATTGCCGGGGATGTGCTGTTTTTCCAAAGCATAGGCCGCACTGACCTTCCGGGCGGTGATTACAATACTTTGATCGAAAGCATTAAAAGGGAATTGCTTCCTTTACCGGATACCACGGTTGTGTATTGCGGACATGGGCCGGATACCACTATTGGCCAGGAGAGGATGAGCAACCCGTTTTTGAATTAA
- a CDS encoding DUF5615 family PIN-like protein gives MQFLIDAQLPPSWVKIFQSHGFKAIHTRDLEKGNLSSDQIIIELSERNNWIIVTKDSDFYYSHITTGKPNKLVFVKLGNMRIKSANGYLNSNIQTLIKALKQGSLVELWADGITVIS, from the coding sequence ATGCAATTTTTAATTGATGCACAACTTCCACCTTCCTGGGTGAAAATTTTTCAATCCCATGGTTTTAAAGCCATACATACCCGTGATTTGGAAAAAGGAAATCTAAGCTCAGACCAAATAATAATTGAACTCTCTGAAAGAAACAACTGGATCATTGTCACCAAAGATTCAGATTTTTATTATTCACATATCACCACTGGCAAACCCAATAAATTGGTTTTTGTAAAGCTTGGGAATATGAGGATTAAATCTGCAAATGGATATTTAAACAGCAACATCCAAACACTTATAAAAGCATTGAAACAGGGAAGTTTAGTTGAATTATGGGCGGATGGAATTACGGTGATTTCTTAA
- a CDS encoding DUF433 domain-containing protein, with amino-acid sequence MSKALFNRITVNPKICHGKPCIRNTRIMVESILEYLAGGDTIDDILEEFPDLEREDVLACISYANNILKFKSTSFKVA; translated from the coding sequence ATGAGCAAAGCCCTTTTTAACCGAATTACTGTCAATCCTAAAATATGTCATGGAAAGCCATGTATCCGCAATACAAGGATAATGGTAGAAAGTATTTTGGAGTATCTTGCCGGAGGAGATACTATTGATGATATTCTTGAAGAATTCCCTGATCTTGAAAGAGAGGATGTTTTGGCATGTATCTCTTATGCCAATAATATACTTAAATTCAAGAGTACCTCCTTTAAAGTAGCTTAA
- a CDS encoding DUF2279 domain-containing protein, producing the protein MGVLKYIKGISILIFVLLMCLEIQAQDRKSAQFFKPDTTLNKMKVGVVTGSILTIYGGALIGLNQYWYKDIPRSRFHFHNDGRDWMQIDKAGHIYSAYFQSRWAVGMYRWTGMEDKKAIWVGGMTGTFLQSSIEILDAFSADWGFSAWDFGANVLGSAIVISQELAWKEQRISLKISTIPQKYPEGELKNRASDLYGTSLPELFLKDYNAVTTWASVNIASFIKRDTRFPDWINIAVGYGARNMYGGSENIWCTEEGTKAGDCPPGMIVDRTDVQRNRQFYISPDIDFTRIPVRRKGFKILLNMLNMVKVPFPSLEINTQGKVRVQPY; encoded by the coding sequence ATGGGTGTTTTGAAATACATCAAGGGAATATCAATACTTATTTTCGTTCTGTTAATGTGTTTGGAAATCCAGGCACAAGATCGCAAATCTGCTCAGTTTTTCAAACCCGACACCACGCTGAATAAAATGAAAGTGGGGGTAGTAACAGGTTCCATTTTAACAATTTATGGTGGTGCTTTAATTGGTTTGAACCAATATTGGTACAAGGATATTCCGCGCTCGCGATTTCATTTTCACAACGATGGTCGCGATTGGATGCAGATTGACAAAGCCGGCCACATTTACAGTGCATATTTTCAAAGCCGCTGGGCTGTGGGCATGTATCGCTGGACGGGCATGGAAGATAAAAAGGCAATCTGGGTGGGAGGAATGACCGGTACTTTTTTGCAATCTTCCATAGAAATTCTGGATGCCTTTTCAGCAGACTGGGGCTTTTCGGCCTGGGACTTTGGTGCCAATGTATTGGGCTCGGCCATTGTGATTTCGCAGGAATTGGCCTGGAAAGAGCAGCGTATCAGCCTTAAAATTTCTACTATCCCTCAGAAATATCCCGAAGGTGAATTGAAGAATCGCGCCAGTGATCTTTACGGCACATCTTTACCGGAGCTGTTTTTAAAAGATTACAATGCCGTTACAACCTGGGCATCGGTAAATATTGCTTCATTCATCAAGCGCGATACCCGTTTTCCCGATTGGATTAATATAGCAGTGGGATATGGCGCGCGAAATATGTATGGCGGCAGTGAAAATATATGGTGTACAGAGGAAGGTACTAAAGCCGGTGATTGCCCTCCGGGCATGATCGTTGACCGCACAGATGTGCAGCGCAACCGGCAATTCTATATTTCACCGGATATTGATTTCACCCGGATTCCGGTTCGCAGAAAGGGCTTTAAAATATTGCTAAATATGCTGAATATGGTTAAAGTACCCTTTCCTTCATTGGAGATCAATACACAGGGAAAAGTGCGGGTGCAGCCTTATTGA
- a CDS encoding glutamate synthase subunit beta has product MGKATGFLEVGRKLPEKRNPKERIKDFKEVYKAHTAEFTEEQASRCMDCGVPFCHMGCPLGNNIPEFNDAVYRKEWKKAYDILDTTNNFPEFTGRICPAPCESACVLAINKPAITIEMIEKSIIEMAFKNSWVKPRPPKKRSDKTVAVVGSGPAGLAAADQLNKAGHTVHLYERADRMGGLLRYGIPDFKLEKWVVERRISLMEQEGVVMHPNTNIGEDIEGNELLDQYDAVILSIGSTIPRDLKIPGRSFEGIHFAMDFLTRQNKIVAGDSENNLPEITAKGKDVIVIGGGDTGSDCIGTSNRQGANSIFQIELLNKPPLKRSEDNPWPEYAHVFQVTSSHAEGCERAWSLLTKEFIGDKQGKLKGVKVVDLEWKNNGFEEIEGSERIIPCQLALLAIGYLHPQHEGLLNQLGVELTDRGNVADKNYQTNIDKVFAAGDMRRGQSLVVWAMSEGREAARAVDEFLMEKSELPSKDASYYAM; this is encoded by the coding sequence ATGGGAAAAGCAACAGGTTTTCTGGAAGTAGGACGTAAATTGCCTGAAAAGCGCAATCCGAAAGAAAGAATAAAAGATTTTAAAGAAGTATATAAAGCACATACTGCCGAATTCACAGAAGAGCAAGCCTCTCGCTGCATGGATTGTGGTGTGCCTTTCTGCCATATGGGCTGCCCCTTGGGCAATAATATACCCGAATTCAATGATGCTGTTTACCGCAAAGAATGGAAAAAGGCTTACGACATTCTTGACACAACAAATAATTTCCCGGAGTTTACCGGAAGGATATGCCCTGCTCCCTGTGAGTCTGCCTGTGTACTTGCTATCAATAAGCCGGCCATTACCATAGAGATGATAGAAAAAAGCATTATAGAAATGGCTTTTAAAAATAGCTGGGTTAAACCACGACCACCTAAAAAACGCAGTGATAAAACTGTAGCTGTTGTAGGTTCTGGCCCTGCAGGTCTTGCCGCAGCTGATCAGCTCAATAAAGCCGGACATACAGTGCACTTATATGAAAGAGCCGACAGAATGGGCGGACTTTTACGTTACGGGATCCCTGACTTTAAGCTGGAAAAATGGGTCGTTGAAAGACGCATCAGTTTAATGGAACAGGAAGGTGTTGTAATGCATCCAAATACAAATATTGGTGAAGATATAGAAGGCAACGAGTTACTTGATCAATACGATGCAGTTATACTTTCCATTGGCTCAACCATCCCACGTGACCTTAAAATCCCCGGTCGCAGTTTTGAGGGTATTCATTTTGCTATGGATTTTCTAACCCGGCAGAATAAAATAGTAGCAGGGGATAGCGAAAATAATTTACCGGAAATTACTGCAAAAGGCAAAGATGTAATTGTAATTGGTGGTGGTGATACTGGTTCTGATTGTATTGGGACTTCAAATCGTCAGGGCGCCAACAGCATATTCCAAATAGAACTATTAAATAAGCCCCCGCTTAAAAGAAGTGAAGACAATCCGTGGCCGGAATATGCCCATGTTTTTCAGGTAACAAGTTCGCATGCAGAAGGCTGTGAAAGAGCCTGGTCTTTGTTAACCAAGGAATTTATTGGTGATAAACAGGGGAAACTTAAAGGTGTAAAAGTTGTCGATTTGGAATGGAAAAACAATGGTTTTGAAGAAATTGAAGGCAGTGAAAGAATCATTCCTTGTCAGTTGGCATTACTTGCAATCGGATATTTACATCCTCAGCACGAAGGACTACTGAATCAACTTGGCGTAGAATTAACAGACAGGGGCAATGTTGCCGATAAAAACTATCAGACCAATATTGACAAAGTCTTTGCTGCCGGAGACATGCGCAGAGGTCAATCGCTTGTAGTTTGGGCGATGAGTGAAGGCAGGGAAGCCGCAAGAGCTGTTGATGAATTTTTGATGGAGAAAAGTGAATTGCCTAGCAAGGATGCTTCTTATTATGCTATGTGA
- the gltB gene encoding glutamate synthase large subunit: MQKNASQQGLYVPEMEHDNCGIGFIANLKGYKTHKTVNDALTMLENMEHRGGTGYDINTGDGAGILIQIPHEFFVIQCKNLGFKLPQFGGYAVGMIFFPKDKKRRENCRKILNEAIEKSGLELLGYRKVPVNSEGIGQMALDSAPVIEQLFVRLKFNLYAPGVLERRVFVLRKFTTNIIRERIPDTEDDFYLSSMSYKTIVYKGQLTTRQLRTYYPDLEDAHLKSAIALIHSRFSTNTFPKWKLAQPFDFIAHNGEINTIKGNVNWMRAKEVLMNSALFTNEEFEMMLPICNHNRSDSSNLDSIIEMLLFGGRSLPHAMMMLIPEAWQEDKDMDPLKRAFYEYHASFMEPWDGPASICFTDGRIVGATLDRNGLRPSRYALTDDDYLVMSSEAGALILDEKKIVKKGRVQPGKMFVADIEQGRIISDEELKKEICAQQPYQEWLDNGLLRMEDLVQKNVSLEIQKPDSKKLRREQIIQGMTSEDLRVIVEPMMQFGKEPIGSMGSDIPLAALSKQSRHISHYFKQLFAQVSNPPIDPIRERLVMSLYMRLGQLRNFLHEKPSHCRQIHIDQPILSKTEFRVIKEIDHKFFRTATIKAAYNLPYQKGELKQALHQLCVRAEKAIEKGTNILIISNKLKDDKRMPIPSLLALSTVHHHLLNRKLRGKAALIVEAGDAWETHHFATLIGYGASAVYPYLADNSITEILLKKNAGQTEIETYLQKYRSALNKGLFKIMSKMGISTLQSYMGAQIFEAIGLSKKMIDYSFTGTVSRIEGLDFDDLAKEQLLRYKVAYPEQNLTEILPVGGIYQWKRQGEKHLFNPDTVFHLQQACKTNKNELYRKYAESINDQSKDTLTLRGLLEIKKSKKSIPINEVEPAEEIFKRFATGAMSFGSISHEAHSTLAIAMNRIGGKSNSGEGGEDEIRFKRKENGDWERSAIKQVASGRFGVTSNYLANANELQIKMAQGAKPGEGGQLPGHKVNDWIGRVRHSTPGVDLISPPPHHDIYSIEDLAQLIFDLKNSNRAARINVKLVSEAGVGTIAAGVVKAKADVILISGHDGGTGASPLSSIQHAGLPWELGLAEAHQTLITNKLRNRVTLQTDGQLRTGRDIAIATMLGAEEWGISSAALVVMGCIMMRKCHLNTCPVGVATQKDELRELFTGDPDHVVNFFRFLAEDLREIMAGLGIKTVNELVGRSDLLQVRKDVEHWKLKKLDLSPVLKQVSIPKGITSFKTEEQAHLISEVIDWKMLDAAMDYFKSQKTVHLELPILNTDRAVGTLLSNEISKKYGSEGIKAEVLHYSFKGSAGQSFGAFAAKGLLLELEGEGNDYFGKGLSGATLVAYPNKQAPFVPEEQIIIGNVALYGATSGKLFVRGQAGERFAVRNSGVQAVVEGVGDHGCEYMTGGAVVILGEVGRNFGAGMSGGTAFVLDNKKQLETKSGNPDLIFDNMDAKDKRVLNSLIKEHYERTGSTIAQQILIYWKDYLNQFVKVIPAAYKAILEERNTESAVIRKIG; encoded by the coding sequence ATGCAGAAAAACGCATCGCAGCAAGGACTTTACGTCCCTGAAATGGAACACGACAATTGTGGAATTGGATTTATAGCCAACCTAAAAGGATACAAAACACACAAAACCGTGAATGATGCCCTGACTATGCTCGAAAATATGGAGCACAGAGGCGGTACCGGATACGATATCAATACCGGTGATGGCGCGGGAATTCTGATTCAGATTCCCCATGAGTTTTTTGTAATACAGTGTAAAAACCTCGGATTCAAACTACCCCAATTCGGAGGATATGCTGTAGGAATGATATTCTTTCCAAAGGATAAAAAACGCAGGGAGAATTGCCGAAAAATATTAAATGAAGCCATTGAAAAATCCGGGCTTGAATTGCTGGGCTACAGAAAAGTACCTGTCAATTCAGAAGGAATCGGTCAAATGGCATTAGATTCAGCACCTGTAATCGAGCAATTATTTGTTCGCCTAAAATTCAATCTTTATGCACCCGGTGTTTTAGAAAGAAGAGTATTTGTTTTAAGGAAATTTACTACCAATATAATAAGAGAGCGCATCCCCGATACTGAAGATGATTTTTATTTGTCTTCGATGTCATATAAAACCATTGTATATAAAGGGCAACTAACCACCAGGCAACTGCGCACCTACTACCCCGATCTGGAAGATGCACATTTAAAATCTGCTATTGCATTAATTCATTCGCGCTTTTCCACCAATACTTTTCCGAAATGGAAACTGGCTCAGCCATTTGATTTTATTGCCCATAATGGAGAAATCAATACAATTAAAGGAAATGTAAACTGGATGCGTGCCAAAGAAGTGTTGATGAACTCGGCACTGTTTACAAATGAAGAATTTGAAATGATGCTTCCTATTTGCAATCACAACAGGTCAGACTCTTCTAATTTGGACAGTATTATTGAGATGCTTCTGTTTGGAGGCCGTTCATTGCCACATGCTATGATGATGCTGATTCCTGAAGCCTGGCAAGAAGATAAAGATATGGATCCGCTCAAACGCGCCTTTTACGAATACCATGCTTCATTTATGGAACCCTGGGATGGCCCTGCTTCTATTTGCTTTACAGATGGGCGTATTGTAGGCGCTACTTTGGATAGAAACGGGTTGCGCCCTTCGCGCTACGCACTCACCGATGATGATTATCTTGTGATGTCCTCTGAGGCAGGAGCACTTATTTTAGATGAAAAAAAGATAGTAAAAAAAGGGCGCGTACAGCCGGGCAAAATGTTCGTTGCTGACATTGAACAAGGAAGAATTATAAGCGATGAGGAATTAAAGAAGGAAATTTGTGCACAGCAGCCCTATCAGGAATGGCTTGACAATGGCCTGCTAAGAATGGAAGACCTGGTTCAAAAAAATGTCAGTCTGGAAATCCAAAAACCAGATTCTAAAAAATTACGCAGGGAGCAAATCATACAGGGGATGACTTCTGAAGATTTACGTGTGATCGTAGAACCCATGATGCAATTCGGAAAAGAGCCTATTGGTTCTATGGGCAGTGATATACCGCTTGCTGCGCTTTCTAAACAAAGCCGACACATTTCCCATTATTTCAAACAGCTTTTTGCACAGGTCAGCAATCCACCCATTGACCCAATTCGGGAAAGACTGGTAATGTCGCTGTATATGCGACTGGGGCAATTGCGCAACTTTTTGCATGAAAAACCTTCACATTGCCGGCAAATACATATTGATCAGCCTATTTTAAGCAAAACAGAATTCAGGGTAATAAAAGAAATTGATCACAAATTTTTCAGAACGGCAACTATTAAAGCAGCTTATAATCTGCCCTATCAAAAAGGAGAACTCAAACAAGCGCTTCACCAACTCTGTGTCAGAGCTGAGAAAGCAATTGAAAAAGGCACTAACATCTTAATAATCAGCAATAAGCTAAAGGATGATAAACGCATGCCCATCCCTTCTTTGTTGGCGCTTTCAACTGTGCACCACCATCTCTTAAACAGAAAATTGCGCGGAAAAGCCGCCCTCATTGTTGAAGCTGGTGATGCATGGGAAACCCATCATTTTGCTACTCTAATTGGGTATGGGGCATCTGCCGTATATCCCTATTTAGCAGATAACAGTATTACAGAAATATTGCTCAAAAAAAATGCTGGCCAAACCGAAATTGAAACTTATCTACAAAAATACCGCTCAGCCTTAAATAAGGGGCTTTTTAAGATTATGTCCAAAATGGGTATTTCAACACTCCAATCTTATATGGGTGCCCAAATATTTGAAGCCATAGGATTGAGCAAAAAGATGATTGATTACAGTTTTACTGGAACTGTAAGCCGTATTGAAGGCTTGGATTTTGATGATTTGGCTAAAGAGCAATTGCTGCGCTACAAAGTAGCCTACCCTGAACAAAACCTAACAGAAATACTGCCGGTTGGGGGAATTTATCAGTGGAAAAGACAAGGGGAAAAACATCTGTTCAACCCCGATACTGTATTTCATCTTCAACAAGCTTGTAAAACAAATAAAAATGAGCTTTATCGTAAATATGCTGAAAGCATCAACGATCAAAGTAAGGATACACTTACACTAAGAGGCTTACTGGAAATTAAAAAGAGTAAAAAATCCATTCCTATAAATGAAGTGGAACCGGCTGAGGAAATTTTCAAGCGCTTTGCCACAGGTGCCATGTCTTTTGGTTCAATTTCTCATGAAGCGCATTCCACCCTGGCCATTGCCATGAACAGAATTGGCGGAAAAAGCAACAGTGGTGAAGGTGGCGAAGATGAAATCCGATTCAAACGCAAGGAAAATGGAGACTGGGAAAGATCGGCCATCAAGCAAGTTGCCTCAGGGCGATTTGGTGTAACCAGCAATTACCTTGCAAATGCAAATGAGCTGCAAATTAAAATGGCCCAGGGAGCCAAACCCGGAGAAGGTGGTCAGTTGCCCGGCCATAAAGTCAACGATTGGATAGGCAGAGTAAGACACTCTACTCCAGGTGTGGATTTAATTTCGCCTCCACCACACCATGATATATACTCCATAGAGGATTTGGCGCAATTGATTTTTGACCTGAAAAATAGCAACCGTGCTGCAAGAATCAATGTGAAACTGGTTTCAGAAGCTGGAGTGGGCACTATAGCTGCCGGAGTAGTAAAAGCCAAAGCTGATGTAATATTGATCTCCGGTCATGATGGAGGAACAGGAGCTTCACCGCTCAGTTCTATTCAACATGCAGGTTTACCCTGGGAACTGGGACTGGCCGAAGCCCACCAAACACTCATCACCAATAAATTGCGCAACAGAGTCACTCTGCAAACTGACGGACAATTGCGTACAGGAAGAGATATTGCCATAGCTACAATGCTGGGCGCTGAAGAATGGGGAATTTCCTCAGCAGCTCTTGTTGTAATGGGCTGTATTATGATGCGTAAATGTCATCTCAACACTTGCCCTGTAGGCGTTGCTACCCAAAAAGACGAACTCCGTGAATTATTCACCGGAGACCCCGATCATGTTGTCAATTTCTTCCGCTTTCTGGCAGAAGACCTCAGAGAGATTATGGCCGGTTTGGGCATCAAAACCGTAAATGAATTGGTAGGCCGATCCGACTTGCTACAGGTAAGAAAAGATGTGGAGCACTGGAAATTGAAGAAACTGGATTTAAGCCCTGTTTTAAAACAAGTGTCAATTCCAAAGGGAATCACCAGCTTTAAAACCGAAGAACAGGCACATCTTATTAGTGAAGTAATCGACTGGAAAATGTTGGATGCTGCAATGGACTATTTCAAATCCCAAAAAACAGTGCATTTAGAACTGCCCATTCTCAATACAGACCGTGCTGTTGGCACATTGCTTTCCAATGAAATTTCTAAAAAATACGGTTCTGAAGGAATTAAAGCAGAAGTATTGCATTATTCTTTTAAAGGTTCAGCCGGACAGAGCTTTGGTGCTTTTGCTGCTAAAGGCTTATTGCTGGAGTTAGAAGGCGAAGGAAATGACTATTTTGGGAAGGGATTATCCGGAGCTACATTGGTAGCCTATCCTAATAAACAAGCACCATTTGTTCCCGAAGAACAAATTATCATTGGTAATGTCGCCCTGTATGGAGCCACTTCAGGAAAATTATTCGTTCGTGGCCAGGCAGGCGAAAGATTTGCTGTCAGAAATTCAGGAGTTCAAGCTGTTGTTGAGGGCGTAGGCGATCATGGCTGTGAATACATGACAGGAGGAGCTGTGGTTATATTGGGTGAAGTCGGTAGAAATTTTGGAGCGGGCATGAGTGGAGGAACGGCTTTTGTTTTGGACAATAAAAAGCAATTGGAAACTAAAAGTGGCAACCCCGATTTAATTTTTGACAATATGGATGCCAAAGACAAAAGAGTTCTGAACAGCTTAATTAAAGAACATTACGAGCGTACCGGTAGTACAATTGCACAGCAAATATTGATTTACTGGAAAGACTACCTCAATCAATTTGTAAAAGTGATACCTGCAGCTTACAAAGCTATTTTGGAAGAAAGAAATACAGAATCTGCAGTCATTAGAAAAATAGGATAA
- a CDS encoding THUMP domain-containing protein, with protein sequence MQKQFTLIAKTMAGLENILAEELRAIGAENIEILSRAVKFQGDKVLLYLSNLKCATALRVLLPVLEFPINSQDDFYNFLLRQDWQQWLDVDDTFAIDSAVKSRHFPHSHFPALRMKDAIADHFMNKFAKRPSVDLEKPNLRFNLFISGDKVSVSLDSSGYSLHKRGFRLQKSRAPINEVLAAGILRIAGWDGSVPLLDPMCGTATFLQEAALLYTGMPPGWKKTYFGFFSWKDFDEKLWENVRKIAAENMRPLPDNLLYGTDADKEQIEIAAENIKAMGFEKQIQLKQISFADVKKPTEQGVIIMNPPYGERLRPKAILDMYKEMGDKLKQDFGNWEAWILSSNIEALKNIGLKTDKRVPLYNGPLLCSLRKYNLYKGSKRVK encoded by the coding sequence GTGCAAAAACAATTCACACTAATAGCCAAAACAATGGCAGGGCTGGAAAATATTCTGGCAGAAGAGCTCAGGGCTATAGGGGCGGAAAACATTGAAATTCTAAGTCGTGCAGTCAAGTTTCAGGGCGATAAGGTTTTGTTGTATTTGAGTAATCTCAAATGCGCTACTGCACTTAGGGTTTTACTTCCTGTTTTGGAATTCCCCATCAATTCGCAGGATGATTTTTATAATTTTTTACTGCGTCAGGATTGGCAGCAATGGCTGGATGTAGATGATACTTTTGCCATAGACAGTGCTGTGAAATCCCGGCATTTTCCACATTCGCATTTTCCTGCGCTAAGGATGAAAGATGCCATTGCGGATCATTTCATGAATAAATTTGCCAAGCGCCCAAGTGTAGATTTAGAAAAACCCAATTTGCGTTTTAACCTTTTTATTTCGGGCGATAAGGTAAGTGTGAGTTTGGATAGTTCGGGTTATTCATTGCACAAGCGGGGTTTTCGTTTGCAGAAGAGCCGGGCACCTATTAATGAAGTACTGGCAGCGGGGATTCTTAGAATTGCAGGATGGGACGGTAGTGTGCCTTTGCTTGATCCGATGTGTGGTACGGCTACTTTTTTACAGGAAGCTGCATTACTCTACACAGGAATGCCTCCGGGCTGGAAAAAAACTTATTTCGGCTTTTTCTCCTGGAAAGATTTTGATGAAAAATTATGGGAAAACGTAAGGAAAATTGCTGCTGAAAACATGCGTCCACTGCCTGATAATTTGCTCTATGGTACCGATGCCGACAAAGAACAGATTGAGATAGCCGCTGAGAATATAAAAGCCATGGGATTTGAAAAGCAAATCCAATTGAAGCAAATTAGTTTTGCAGATGTAAAAAAACCTACTGAGCAAGGCGTGATAATTATGAATCCACCATACGGAGAGCGCCTTAGACCCAAAGCTATATTGGATATGTACAAAGAAATGGGCGATAAGCTCAAACAGGATTTTGGCAATTGGGAAGCGTGGATACTCAGTTCTAATATTGAGGCATTGAAAAATATTGGTTTGAAAACCGACAAGCGTGTTCCGCTATACAATGGCCCTTTGCTCTGTAGCTTGCGCAAATACAACCTTTACAAGGGTAGTAAAAGGGTGAAATGA